Sequence from the Streptomyces sp. NBC_00358 genome:
GTGGTGCTGTCATCACCGGCCGGCTTGCCCCCGAAGCAGTGTGGCGGCAGAGGGTGTCGGACGTGCTGACGGATTCCGCCCGCCTGGGAGAATTCTCAGCCGTCTTCGACACCCCCGCGAAGAACGGGCCGCCCACGCATCTGCACTTCCATGTCGCCCGGATCCTGCAGGGCACGGTGGGGATCCCGGAGACGGGCGGGATGTACCGCGTGGCGATCGCCGACGTCGGCGCCTGGACCGTGGGCGACTTCAGCTATTCCGACCACTGAGCAACGAGTGCGGCGGGTACCCGTTGCAAGCAGTGTGGGCCCGACCGGCGCGTGCCGGTCGGGCCCACACTGCTGTTCAGGTGTCGGCTTCGTGCCTGTTTCCCTCGGTCAGACGGACACGGGAGTGCCGAGCATCGCGGAAGCGTGCTGGAGCGGGCTGAGGATGCGTACGGGTGCGGCCTCGGGGAGGGTACGGCAGGTGAAGCCGAGCTGCGTCATGGCCCGGAGGACTTCGCCGGCGCTGAAATCACGTCGGTCCTGGCGGGTGATGACCTGGCCGACCTGCTTGACGGGGTAGTGGCGGCGGCCGATGATCACGGATTCGCCGGTACCCAGTTCGGGCTTGATGCCCTTCATCGATTCCAGCACGCCGCTCTTGGTGAGCTCGAAAGGGAAGCGGGCGATGACACAGCGCATGTGACCTCACAGAGAGAAGAGGGAGAACGGGCCGACCACGGTGAGACGGCTCAGCGGGAGAGGGCGAGTACGCCCAGGGCGCTGCCTTGTCCGTCGACCACCGGCAGGGCACCGAGCCGGAGGTAGCGCATCGCGTGCTCGGCTTCGGCCATCGTGGCCACGGATGTAGTGAACGACCCGTGGTCGTCGAGGAGGTCGCGCAGGCGGACGCGGTCCGTGTAGGCGGAGCTGTCGCGGACGGCGGTGAGTTCGGCCTGGGTGACCAGGCCGGTGCACTGGCCGTCCTGGTCACAGACGACCAGCCGACCCGTGCACGCGGCGGCCATGACCGACAGCGCCACCTCGAGACTCATGTCGTCGCAGACCTGCGGTCCGGCCTCGTCCATGAGCTCCGCCACCGTCCTGTGCGCGGGGCCGGCGCTCGCGGGGCGGGGCTGCATCTGAACCAGCGTCACAAGGTGCCTCCTGCAGAGATGGGTCAGCTTCCTGATCACGAAGGTTGGTTCTAGGCCGCCGTGCCGAAGACGGCCTGGGGTGCGGGCGCGCGCCGGGTCGTCGAAGAGGGGCGGCGCCGGCCTCGCGAGGTGCTGCGCTTGGAGCGTTCGGCCACCGGTGCGGTGATGACGACCGGGATGCCGGACGGGGCCTGGGCGCCGGTGATCCGGTGCAGGGCCTCGTCGCCTGAGCGGATCTGGGTGGTCTGCGGCCGGATCCCGGCGTCCACCATGAGGCGCACCATGCCGCGGCGCTGGCTCGGTGTGACGAGGGTGACGACGCTGCCGGACTCGCCGGCTCGGGCCGTACGGCCTCCGCGGTGGAGGTAGTCCTTGTGGTCGGTCGGCGGATCGACGTTCACGACGAGGTCGAGGTTGTCGACGTGGATGCCGCGCGCCGCGACATTGGTCGCCACCAGCACACTGACGTGCCCTGTCTTGAACTGTGCCAGCGTGCGAGTGCGCTGCGGCTGCGACTTGCCACCATGCAGCGCGGCGGCCCGAACCCCACTGTTGAGGAGGTCCTGGGTCAGCCGGTCGACGGCATGCTTGGTGTCCAGGAACATGATCACCCGGCCCTCGCGGGCGGCGATCTCCGTCGTGGCGGCGTGCTTGTCGGCGCCGTGGACGTGCAGGACGTGGTGCTCCATCGTCGTGACCGCACCGGCCGACGGGTCGACCGAATGCACGACGGGGTCCGTCAGATAGCGGCGCACCAGCAGATCGACGTTACGGTCCAAGGTGGCGGAGAACAGCATCCGCTGACCCTCGGGTCGCACCTGGTCGAGCAGCGCGGTGACCTGCGGCATGAAACCCATGTCGGCCATCTGGTCGGCCTCGTCCAGCACCGTGATACCCACCTGGTTCAGCCGGCAGTCGCCCCGGTCGATGAGGTCCTTGAGCCGCCCCGGAGTCGCGACGACCACCTCGGCCCCGCCGCGCAGCGCGCCGGCCTGCCTGCCGATCGACATCCCGCCCACCACCGTGGCCAGCCGCAGCCTGACGGAACGGGCGTACGGAGTGAGCGCATCGGTCACCTGCTGCGCCAGCTCACGCGTCGGTACGAGGATCAGCCCCAGCGGTTGTCGGGGCTCAGCACGCTGTCCCGCGGTACGGGCCAGGAGAGCGAGGCCGAAGGCGAGGGTCTTGCCGGAACCGGTGCGCCCGCGGCCCAGGACGTCACGGCCCGCCAGGGAGTTCGGCAGTGTCGCGCCCTGGATCGGGAACGGCGCGCTCACACCCTGCCTGCCGAGTTCGGCCAGCAGCTGCTCGGGCATGGAGAGATCGGCAAAGCTCTCCACGGCAGGCAGCGCGGGGGTGATCGTCGTGGGGAGCGCGAATTCACCCTGCACGGGGGCGGGCCGACGGCCGTAACTTCCGGAACGGGCAGGACCGCCGGAACGGCGCGGTGCCGACGAGCCGAAGCGGCTGCCGCCCCTTCCTGCGTCGGCACTGCCATTACGGGCGCGGGGCGAGCGGTCGTTCGTACGTGTGCGGTTCATGCGGAACCTTCCTCGATGCGGCACATATCAAGGAATTCCCGCCAGCCGTGAGCAGCACGGAATTACAAGTATGGACCGATGTCAAAGCAAATCCGGCCGACGGGAATCCGCGGCGGGGGTAAATGCTGAAATAGGTGACGCAGCGAGGACGTAAAGTCCCGGGCGCCGAGGTGCGGTGTGGCTCTTCAGGAGGCGCCTGCATCCTGAAGGAGGAGCCGCGTGTGGTGAGACCGCGGATTTCTCCGAGCCGTCCCGCAGGTGAAACCACTGCGGGAAAATGCGTGTAGCTGGGGCCCGCACCCCGAGGGATGCGGGCCCCAGCTACACAGTGCGCGTCAGCGTCAGGCCGGAACGATGTTCTCGGCCGTCGGGCCCTTCTGGCCCTGCGCGATGTCGAAGGTCACCTTCTGGCCTTCCTGAAGCTCACGGAAGCCCTGGGCGGCAATGTTCGAGAAGTGGGCGAACACGTCAGCGCCGCCACCGTCCTGCTCGATGAAGCCGAAACCCTTGTCCGCGTTGAACCACTTCACGGTGCCAGCAGCCATGTCATATCTCCTTTGGGGCAGTACACCGGCATCCGCACTGTGCGAACACCGTGTCGCCGCGATGATTACCCCGCCGGAAAATGACCGGAAATACAAAAGCGCTCTCCCCGACAGAAGCCGAGTGGGAGCACTTGAAGTTCGGGAACCACAACTGCAACTGAGATGGACAGTAGCACGCCGCAACGGTCCGCGTCGGTTAAGTAATTCCACTCCGCTCATTGCGGTAAAAACTCTCTCTACACGGTCCGGCAAACTCTCACCTCACGAGCACAGATATTGGCTCACTCGCAGTGCAACGTTCCAGAAAAGCGGAGTCGTCAGCCGCAACCAGGGTTGTCGGGGCGCTTTGGCGTGTGCGGCTGTCCGCAGAATCGCATTGAACAGCGGCCAAGAGCAGCCACCAACATGAGGCGGACCTGCGTTGATCGCCGCGTCCGGAGCAGTGGTCGAGCGTTCGATCCGGTGAGGGGACGTCACCGTGGATCGTGTCGGGCAAACCGCGCCCTCCGGAAGTGCCGTGCGCTCAAAGGCTCGGCTTCAC
This genomic interval carries:
- a CDS encoding SCO5918 family protein, coding for MRCVIARFPFELTKSGVLESMKGIKPELGTGESVIIGRRHYPVKQVGQVITRQDRRDFSAGEVLRAMTQLGFTCRTLPEAAPVRILSPLQHASAMLGTPVSV
- a CDS encoding CBS domain-containing protein, with the translated sequence MTLVQMQPRPASAGPAHRTVAELMDEAGPQVCDDMSLEVALSVMAAACTGRLVVCDQDGQCTGLVTQAELTAVRDSSAYTDRVRLRDLLDDHGSFTTSVATMAEAEHAMRYLRLGALPVVDGQGSALGVLALSR
- a CDS encoding DEAD/DEAH box helicase, which translates into the protein MNRTRTNDRSPRARNGSADAGRGGSRFGSSAPRRSGGPARSGSYGRRPAPVQGEFALPTTITPALPAVESFADLSMPEQLLAELGRQGVSAPFPIQGATLPNSLAGRDVLGRGRTGSGKTLAFGLALLARTAGQRAEPRQPLGLILVPTRELAQQVTDALTPYARSVRLRLATVVGGMSIGRQAGALRGGAEVVVATPGRLKDLIDRGDCRLNQVGITVLDEADQMADMGFMPQVTALLDQVRPEGQRMLFSATLDRNVDLLVRRYLTDPVVHSVDPSAGAVTTMEHHVLHVHGADKHAATTEIAAREGRVIMFLDTKHAVDRLTQDLLNSGVRAAALHGGKSQPQRTRTLAQFKTGHVSVLVATNVAARGIHVDNLDLVVNVDPPTDHKDYLHRGGRTARAGESGSVVTLVTPSQRRGMVRLMVDAGIRPQTTQIRSGDEALHRITGAQAPSGIPVVITAPVAERSKRSTSRGRRRPSSTTRRAPAPQAVFGTAA
- a CDS encoding cold-shock protein, translated to MAAGTVKWFNADKGFGFIEQDGGGADVFAHFSNIAAQGFRELQEGQKVTFDIAQGQKGPTAENIVPA